In Oncorhynchus clarkii lewisi isolate Uvic-CL-2024 chromosome 16, UVic_Ocla_1.0, whole genome shotgun sequence, one genomic interval encodes:
- the LOC139368183 gene encoding pleckstrin homology domain-containing family A member 4 isoform X9 — translation MEVETASRQTRLVRMEDQDRMSHASSVVTISSFPVRSKDGDDRVQTFGKRCRAAKRDPNCPVVIRGWLNKKDSSGLKLWKRRWFVLSNYCLFYYKDSREESVLGSIPLPSYNILFCTPRECKNRKNTFKVVHQGMRSYFFSADTQEDMLGWVRALSQSACMEADSSINRRCSSYQDFTQIGGSSESVDLPHSPSLSGPRNAAHTNTSQRNPSQVTRGRIGAPHSEPRGRRSVRRSPSPRTPSPTEFSSRRRDRTDEDSLPFHSGPNTPPKPTEFMGTGSLTPRGQLGSRPHTPVGRVDIRPQEDPPMTPQTLCYTPASPKMEFKSAPHTPGTDRWHTINRPTPVYSSLHHTPSGRRAFGKSYSTGGETDLLPPLPPSSRVPHAPHPPHHHHHHHHHHRSHMSVCLLPPPMSSKSELFKEKETPPPVRPLESETDAVLTRLCGCDKLLQSLSLELAHLQVDKDSVQCALEMTRLQLDEWRNQGLRGQEGALTQKALLQEELVTIRARMCDVSLEMDRVWSQYERMESELSVFRSHLQHVCNFGMPQEQSQAQRELWMMDDILSGLRVNRDNFRVLLGFQRHTVPTGVFQKSSSHPGTPGSPTERMPSGLPTGVESEPPARPPLPQELQDTNQGRDQGHVWVNPNYEGIYGGPGDPLDRRGNSQSDLHGDRTQRETSESQSSSRWSTPDTTNKKGRMSEEEQIERMRRHQERVASRRKPPMSGPTSQTQYQSSEPKEEAPFPLRVTRVLTAVLPSSLVARRVSVEDPPPELATPLPEQIPPGRLTEQSKQIPQKAPRRQLFEMPDKNSNWSQTEMREMSQEQPPAKRLARALQELASARQEQNSYGLNATRAQQSHNVTTRSSREDPWKEASNTESAVEALRPQQGQDWAVVGNGGVASNGGGASDPRVEGHATLLTSAPDPDLTPEQREAKLRRVERIRERVIRSQRECRGARTPTDQDGETGAPQHPFYTEDL, via the exons ATGGAGGTTGAGACAGCCAGCAGGCAGACACGATTGGTCAG AATGGAGGACCAGGACAGAATGAGCCATGCCTCAAGTGTGGTCACAATCTCCTCTTTTCCTGTCAGAAGCAAg GACGGCGATGACAGGGTGCAAACGTTTGGGAAGAGATGTCGGGCGGCAAAGAGAGACCCCAACTGCCCCGTGGTGATAAGAGGTTGGCTCAATAAGAAG GACAGCTCTGGGCTGAAACTGTGGAAGAGAAGATGGTTTGTCCTGTCTAACTACTGTTTATTCTACTACAAAG ACAGCAGAGAAGAATCTGTTTTGGGTAGCATCCCACTACCCAGCTACAACATTCTCTTCTGCACACCGCGAGAATGCAAGAACAGAAAAAACACTTTCAAA GTGGTGCACCAGGGAATGCGCTCCTACTTCTTCAGTGCAGACACTCAGGAGGACatgctgggctgggtcagagcacTCAGTCAGTCCGCCTGTATGGAAGCAGACAGCTCCATCAACAG GCGTTGCTCGAGTTATCAGGACTTCACGCAGATAGGTGGCAGCAGTGAGTCTGTGGATCtccctcattccccctctctcagtGGTCCCCGTAATGCTGCGCACACCAACACATCACAGAGGAATCCAAGTCAGGTCACCAGGGGGAGAATAGGGGCACCCCATTCGGAGCCAAGAGGGAGGCGGAGCGTGCGACGAAG CCCATCGCCCAGAACACCCAGTCCAACAGAGTTTAGCAGCAGAAGGAGAGACCGGACAGATGAGGATTCCCTCCCCTTCCATTCTGGTCCTAACACACCACCCAAGCCCACAGAATTCATGGGGACAGGTTCTTTGACCCCCAGAGGTCAATTGGGATCGCGACCCCACACACCAGTCGGGCGAGTTGACATTCGACCCCAGGAGGATCCTCCCATGACGCCACAGACCCTGTGTTACACCCCTGCGTCTCCCAAGATGGAGTTTAAATCCGCCCCCCACACTCCAGGGACTGACAGATGGCACACAATCAACAGG CCCACGCCTGTATATTCctccctccaccacactccaAGCGGACGAAGAGCTTTCGGAAAG AGCTACTCCACAGGGGGGGAAACAGACTTATTGCCCCCTTTGCCCCCATCTTCAAGAGTTCCCCATGCTCCtcaccccccacaccaccaccatcaccaccaccatcaccatcgcagccatatgtctgtctgtctgctaccgCCACCTATG TCTTCCAAGTCCGAGCTGTTCAAAGAGAAAGAGACGCCGCCGCCCGTCAGGCCTCTTGAGAGTGAAACAGAC GCTGTGCTGACTAGACTGTGTGGGTGTGACAAgcttctccagtctctctctctagagctGGCCCATCTACAAGTTGACAAG gaCAGTGTCCAGTGCGCCTTAGAGATGACCAGGCTGCAACTGGACGAGTGGAGGAACCAAGGACTCCGAGGACAGGAAGGAGCACTCACCCAGAAGGCTTTGCTCCAGGAAGAACTGGTCACTATCCGAGCAAGGATGTGCGACGTCTCATTG GAAATGGATAGAGTGTGGAGCCAGTATGAGAGGATGGAGAGCGAGCTGTCTGTGTTCCGATCACACCTGCAGCACGTCTGTAATTTCGGGATGCCACAA GAGCAGTCCCAGGCCCAGAGAGAGCTGTGGATGATGGACGACATCCTCTCTGGACTCAGGGTCAACAGGGATAACTTCCGGGTCCTGCTGGGCTTCCAGAGGCACACAG TTCCCACAGGAGTATTCCAGAAGTCATCCTCCCACCCGGGGACTCCTGGATCTCCAACAGAGAGGATGCCGAGTGGACTGCCAACG GGGGTGGAATCAGAGCCTCCGGCCCGCCCCCCTTTACCCCAGGAGCTCCAAGACACCAATCAGGGAAGAGACCAGGGGCATGTGTGGGTGAATCCGAACTACGAG GGCATTTACGGTGGCCCAGGAGATCCATTGGACAGAAGAGGAAACAGCCAATCTGATCTCCATGGtgacaggacacagagagagacatcag AATCTCAGTCTAGTTCAAGATGGTCCACACCAGACACCACAAATAAA AAGGGAAGGATGAGTGAAGAGGAGCAGATTGAGAGGATGAGGAGACATCAGGAAAGGGTAGCCAGTCGGAGGAAACCGCCTATGTCCGGTCCCACCAGCCAAACCCAGTATCAAAGTTCAGAACCGAAAGAAGAG GCCCCCTTTCCTCTGAGGGTGACTAGAGTCCTCACAGCCGTCTTGCCGTCCTCTCTGGTTGCCCGACGCGTTTCTGTCGAGGACCCCCCTCCCGAGTTGGCCACTCCGCTGCCTGAGCAGATTCCTCCAGGAAGATTGACAGAGCAAAGCAAGCAAATACCCCAGAAAGCACCTAGAAGGCAGTTATTTGAGATGCCTGATAAAAATTCCAATTGGTcccagacagagatgagagagatgagccAGGAGCAGCCGCCGGCCAAACGGTTGGCTAGGGCTCTACAGGAGCTAGCTTCAGCGAGGCAAGAGCAGAACTCCTATGGGCTCAATGCAACTAGGGCCCAGCAGAGCCACAATGTCACCACCAGATCCTCCAGAGAGGACCCCTGGAAAGAGGCGTCCAACACAGAGTCTGCTGTGGAGGCCCTGAGGCCCCAGCAGGGTCAAGACTGGGCCGTTGTGGGCAATGGGGGTGTGGCCTCTAATGGAGGCGGGGCATCTGATCCCAGG GTTGAGGGACACGCCACTCTCCTAACATCTGCCCCGGACCCTGACCTCACCCCTGAGCAGAGAGAGGCCAAACTGAGACGTGTGGAGAGGATCAGGGAGAGAGTCATCCGGAG TCAGAGAGAGTGCCGTGGTGCCCGGACACCCACTGACCAGGATGGAGAGACAGGAGCTCCACAACACCCCTTCTACACAGAAGACCTATGA
- the LOC139368183 gene encoding pleckstrin homology domain-containing family A member 4 isoform X5, protein MEVETASRQTRLVRMEDQDRMSHASSVVTISSFPVRSKDGDDRVQTFGKRCRAAKRDPNCPVVIRGWLNKKDSSGLKLWKRRWFVLSNYCLFYYKDSREESVLGSIPLPSYNILFCTPRECKNRKNTFKVVHQGMRSYFFSADTQEDMLGWVRALSQSACMEADSSINRRCSSYQDFTQIGGSSESVDLPHSPSLSGPRNAAHTNTSQRNPSQVTRGRIGAPHSEPRGRRSVRRSPSPRTPSPTEFSSRRRDRTDEDSLPFHSGPNTPPKPTEFMGTGSLTPRGQLGSRPHTPVGRVDIRPQEDPPMTPQTLCYTPASPKMEFKSAPHTPGTDRWHTINRPTPVYSSLHHTPSGRRAFGKSSKSELFKEKETPPPVRPLESETDAVLTRLCGCDKLLQSLSLELAHLQVDKDSVQCALEMTRLQLDEWRNQGLRGQEGALTQKALLQEELVTIRARMCDVSLEMDRVWSQYERMESELSVFRSHLQHVCNFGMPQEQSQAQRELWMMDDILSGLRVNRDNFRVLLGFQRHTVPTGVFQKSSSHPGTPGSPTERMPSGLPTGVESEPPARPPLPQELQDTNQGRDQGHVWVNPNYEGIYGGPGDPLDRRGNSQSDLHGDRTQRETSESQSSSRWSTPDTTNKKGRMSEEEQIERMRRHQERVASRRKPPMSGPTSQTQYQSSEPKEEAPFPLRVTRVLTAVLPSSLVARRVSVEDPPPELATPLPEQIPPGRLTEQSKQIPQKAPRRQLFEMPDKNSNWSQTEMREMSQEQPPAKRLARALQELASARQEQNSYGLNATRAQQSHNVTTRSSREDPWKEASNTESAVEALRPQQGQDWAVVGNGGVASNGGGASDPRVEGHATLLTSAPDPDLTPEQREAKLRRVERIRERVIRSAVRESAVVPGHPLTRMERQELHNTPSTQKTYDKARKSREMPVSGPYEDVCGGWCHSDGRALRSNRTVEPPTPGEKPLYEDEGKGHIKGHEGHIGNKTLHKGHGDRKGIMKCKKEKEPSTSSNKISSMTVYQTDGGLQFKRCEDKEQEEDQKELSSYHVESSSLSTNLKAEWFLSTNQWREFIPLRDHGIESLCQKETLNVDNDPTSHDAGTDSNGDTFSVSESFEKMLENHSLFYKITSDINLSDTDITMTDGQSVSNQGEEIEGTTNDISTADEVTYRVARPTDQQIESCHHSESSTSHSIATDDSGDITTTNEQPDLTSEDRNAPLYANQTLCVSSKPGHDLCIYEEISDNDALPKATEEPAQESQGEIMQSQEWKRPNPESWNHPESEQDPFMYMCGRAETGQENCGTVDMKVEQEGTGELKVANSSVSGERNHAVQNRRSPSKTNSLGLYEEERADRSASFGRGRVTVLRTSL, encoded by the exons ATGGAGGTTGAGACAGCCAGCAGGCAGACACGATTGGTCAG AATGGAGGACCAGGACAGAATGAGCCATGCCTCAAGTGTGGTCACAATCTCCTCTTTTCCTGTCAGAAGCAAg GACGGCGATGACAGGGTGCAAACGTTTGGGAAGAGATGTCGGGCGGCAAAGAGAGACCCCAACTGCCCCGTGGTGATAAGAGGTTGGCTCAATAAGAAG GACAGCTCTGGGCTGAAACTGTGGAAGAGAAGATGGTTTGTCCTGTCTAACTACTGTTTATTCTACTACAAAG ACAGCAGAGAAGAATCTGTTTTGGGTAGCATCCCACTACCCAGCTACAACATTCTCTTCTGCACACCGCGAGAATGCAAGAACAGAAAAAACACTTTCAAA GTGGTGCACCAGGGAATGCGCTCCTACTTCTTCAGTGCAGACACTCAGGAGGACatgctgggctgggtcagagcacTCAGTCAGTCCGCCTGTATGGAAGCAGACAGCTCCATCAACAG GCGTTGCTCGAGTTATCAGGACTTCACGCAGATAGGTGGCAGCAGTGAGTCTGTGGATCtccctcattccccctctctcagtGGTCCCCGTAATGCTGCGCACACCAACACATCACAGAGGAATCCAAGTCAGGTCACCAGGGGGAGAATAGGGGCACCCCATTCGGAGCCAAGAGGGAGGCGGAGCGTGCGACGAAG CCCATCGCCCAGAACACCCAGTCCAACAGAGTTTAGCAGCAGAAGGAGAGACCGGACAGATGAGGATTCCCTCCCCTTCCATTCTGGTCCTAACACACCACCCAAGCCCACAGAATTCATGGGGACAGGTTCTTTGACCCCCAGAGGTCAATTGGGATCGCGACCCCACACACCAGTCGGGCGAGTTGACATTCGACCCCAGGAGGATCCTCCCATGACGCCACAGACCCTGTGTTACACCCCTGCGTCTCCCAAGATGGAGTTTAAATCCGCCCCCCACACTCCAGGGACTGACAGATGGCACACAATCAACAGG CCCACGCCTGTATATTCctccctccaccacactccaAGCGGACGAAGAGCTTTCGGAAAG TCTTCCAAGTCCGAGCTGTTCAAAGAGAAAGAGACGCCGCCGCCCGTCAGGCCTCTTGAGAGTGAAACAGAC GCTGTGCTGACTAGACTGTGTGGGTGTGACAAgcttctccagtctctctctctagagctGGCCCATCTACAAGTTGACAAG gaCAGTGTCCAGTGCGCCTTAGAGATGACCAGGCTGCAACTGGACGAGTGGAGGAACCAAGGACTCCGAGGACAGGAAGGAGCACTCACCCAGAAGGCTTTGCTCCAGGAAGAACTGGTCACTATCCGAGCAAGGATGTGCGACGTCTCATTG GAAATGGATAGAGTGTGGAGCCAGTATGAGAGGATGGAGAGCGAGCTGTCTGTGTTCCGATCACACCTGCAGCACGTCTGTAATTTCGGGATGCCACAA GAGCAGTCCCAGGCCCAGAGAGAGCTGTGGATGATGGACGACATCCTCTCTGGACTCAGGGTCAACAGGGATAACTTCCGGGTCCTGCTGGGCTTCCAGAGGCACACAG TTCCCACAGGAGTATTCCAGAAGTCATCCTCCCACCCGGGGACTCCTGGATCTCCAACAGAGAGGATGCCGAGTGGACTGCCAACG GGGGTGGAATCAGAGCCTCCGGCCCGCCCCCCTTTACCCCAGGAGCTCCAAGACACCAATCAGGGAAGAGACCAGGGGCATGTGTGGGTGAATCCGAACTACGAG GGCATTTACGGTGGCCCAGGAGATCCATTGGACAGAAGAGGAAACAGCCAATCTGATCTCCATGGtgacaggacacagagagagacatcag AATCTCAGTCTAGTTCAAGATGGTCCACACCAGACACCACAAATAAA AAGGGAAGGATGAGTGAAGAGGAGCAGATTGAGAGGATGAGGAGACATCAGGAAAGGGTAGCCAGTCGGAGGAAACCGCCTATGTCCGGTCCCACCAGCCAAACCCAGTATCAAAGTTCAGAACCGAAAGAAGAG GCCCCCTTTCCTCTGAGGGTGACTAGAGTCCTCACAGCCGTCTTGCCGTCCTCTCTGGTTGCCCGACGCGTTTCTGTCGAGGACCCCCCTCCCGAGTTGGCCACTCCGCTGCCTGAGCAGATTCCTCCAGGAAGATTGACAGAGCAAAGCAAGCAAATACCCCAGAAAGCACCTAGAAGGCAGTTATTTGAGATGCCTGATAAAAATTCCAATTGGTcccagacagagatgagagagatgagccAGGAGCAGCCGCCGGCCAAACGGTTGGCTAGGGCTCTACAGGAGCTAGCTTCAGCGAGGCAAGAGCAGAACTCCTATGGGCTCAATGCAACTAGGGCCCAGCAGAGCCACAATGTCACCACCAGATCCTCCAGAGAGGACCCCTGGAAAGAGGCGTCCAACACAGAGTCTGCTGTGGAGGCCCTGAGGCCCCAGCAGGGTCAAGACTGGGCCGTTGTGGGCAATGGGGGTGTGGCCTCTAATGGAGGCGGGGCATCTGATCCCAGG GTTGAGGGACACGCCACTCTCCTAACATCTGCCCCGGACCCTGACCTCACCCCTGAGCAGAGAGAGGCCAAACTGAGACGTGTGGAGAGGATCAGGGAGAGAGTCATCCGGAG TGCAGTCAGAGAGAGTGCCGTGGTGCCCGGACACCCACTGACCAGGATGGAGAGACAGGAGCTCCACAACACCCCTTCTACACAGAAGACCTATGACAAGGCCAGAAAGAGCCGGGAGATGCCAG TTTCTGGGCCTTATGAGGATGTCTGCGGAGGCTGGTGTCATAGTGACGGGAGGGCTCTACGTAGTAACAGGACAGTAGAACCTCCGACCCCTGGAGAGAAACCTCTTTATGAAGATGAGGGGAAGGGGCACATTAAAGGTCATGAGGGTCATATTGGGAACAAAACACTGCACAAAGGTCACGGTGACAGAAAGGGTATCATGAAATGTAAAAAAGAAAAGGAACCATCCACTTCCTCCAATAAGATCTCCTCGATGACTGTATACCAAACTGATGGAGGCCTGCAATTCAAGAGGTGTGAAGACAAAGAACAGGAAGAAGACCAAAAGGAACTCTCATCCTATCACGTTGAAAGCAGTTCTCTGTCCACCAATCTGAAAGCAGAATGGTTCCTCTCAACCAATCAGTGGCGAGAGTTCATACCTTTACGAGACCACGGAATAGAGTCATTGTGCCAAAAGGAAACCTTGAATGtggacaatgatccaacatctCATGATGCAGGAACTGATTCCAATGGTGACACATTTTCTGTAAGTGAAAGTTTTGAGAAAATGTTGGAAAATCATTCACTCTTCTATAAAATCACAAGTGACATCAATCTGTCAGACACGGACATTACAATGACTGATGGACAATCAGTATCCAATCAGGGAGAAGAGATTGAAGGGACAACCAATGACATTTCAACAGCAGATGAAGTGACCTATAGGGTGGCGAGACCAACAGACCAACAAATCGAAAGTTGCCACCATTCAGAATCGTCCACAAGTCATAGTATAGCCACAGACGATAGTGGAGACATCACTACAACCAATGAGCAGCCAGATTTAACATCTGAGGACCGGAACGCACCACTATATGCTAATCAAACATTGTGCGTCTCATCCAAACCAGGACATGACCTATGCATCTATGAAGAGATATCGGACAATGACGCTTTGCCCAAAGCAACAGAGGAACCCGCTCAGGAGAGTCAAGGGGAAATCATGCAAAGTCAGGAATGGAAGAGACCTAATCCCGAATCGTGGAATCATCCTGAATCAGAACAGGACCCCTTTATGTATATGTGTGGAAGGGCAGAAACAGGACAAGAGAATTGTGGAACAGTGGATATGAAGGTAGAACAGGAGGGAACTGGAGAGTTGAAGGTGGCCAATAGCAGTGTAAGTGGAGAGAGAAACCACGCGGTCCAAAATAGACGGAGCCCATCCAAAACCAACTCGCTAGGCCTGTACGAGGAGGAAAGGGCGGATCGAAGTGCCTCCTTTGGAAGAGGCAGAGTAACAGTACTGCGGACAAGTTTATAG
- the LOC139368183 gene encoding pleckstrin homology domain-containing family A member 4 isoform X10, with protein MEVETASRQTRLVRMEDQDRMSHASSVVTISSFPVRSKDGDDRVQTFGKRCRAAKRDPNCPVVIRGWLNKKDSSGLKLWKRRWFVLSNYCLFYYKDSREESVLGSIPLPSYNILFCTPRECKNRKNTFKVVHQGMRSYFFSADTQEDMLGWVRALSQSACMEADSSINRRCSSYQDFTQIGGSSESVDLPHSPSLSGPRNAAHTNTSQRNPSQVTRGRIGAPHSEPRGRRSVRRSPSPRTPSPTEFSSRRRDRTDEDSLPFHSGPNTPPKPTEFMGTGSLTPRGQLGSRPHTPVGRVDIRPQEDPPMTPQTLCYTPASPKMEFKSAPHTPGTDRWHTINRPTPVYSSLHHTPSGRRAFGKSSKSELFKEKETPPPVRPLESETDAVLTRLCGCDKLLQSLSLELAHLQVDKDSVQCALEMTRLQLDEWRNQGLRGQEGALTQKALLQEELVTIRARMCDVSLEMDRVWSQYERMESELSVFRSHLQHVCNFGMPQEQSQAQRELWMMDDILSGLRVNRDNFRVLLGFQRHTVPTGVFQKSSSHPGTPGSPTERMPSGLPTGVESEPPARPPLPQELQDTNQGRDQGHVWVNPNYEGIYGGPGDPLDRRGNSQSDLHGDRTQRETSESQSSSRWSTPDTTNKKGRMSEEEQIERMRRHQERVASRRKPPMSGPTSQTQYQSSEPKEEAPFPLRVTRVLTAVLPSSLVARRVSVEDPPPELATPLPEQIPPGRLTEQSKQIPQKAPRRQLFEMPDKNSNWSQTEMREMSQEQPPAKRLARALQELASARQEQNSYGLNATRAQQSHNVTTRSSREDPWKEASNTESAVEALRPQQGQDWAVVGNGGVASNGGGASDPRVRKEDKGHDTTREVLGGCQREEEKVEGHATLLTSAPDPDLTPEQREAKLRRVERIRERVIRSQRECRGARTPTDQDGETGAPQHPFYTEDL; from the exons ATGGAGGTTGAGACAGCCAGCAGGCAGACACGATTGGTCAG AATGGAGGACCAGGACAGAATGAGCCATGCCTCAAGTGTGGTCACAATCTCCTCTTTTCCTGTCAGAAGCAAg GACGGCGATGACAGGGTGCAAACGTTTGGGAAGAGATGTCGGGCGGCAAAGAGAGACCCCAACTGCCCCGTGGTGATAAGAGGTTGGCTCAATAAGAAG GACAGCTCTGGGCTGAAACTGTGGAAGAGAAGATGGTTTGTCCTGTCTAACTACTGTTTATTCTACTACAAAG ACAGCAGAGAAGAATCTGTTTTGGGTAGCATCCCACTACCCAGCTACAACATTCTCTTCTGCACACCGCGAGAATGCAAGAACAGAAAAAACACTTTCAAA GTGGTGCACCAGGGAATGCGCTCCTACTTCTTCAGTGCAGACACTCAGGAGGACatgctgggctgggtcagagcacTCAGTCAGTCCGCCTGTATGGAAGCAGACAGCTCCATCAACAG GCGTTGCTCGAGTTATCAGGACTTCACGCAGATAGGTGGCAGCAGTGAGTCTGTGGATCtccctcattccccctctctcagtGGTCCCCGTAATGCTGCGCACACCAACACATCACAGAGGAATCCAAGTCAGGTCACCAGGGGGAGAATAGGGGCACCCCATTCGGAGCCAAGAGGGAGGCGGAGCGTGCGACGAAG CCCATCGCCCAGAACACCCAGTCCAACAGAGTTTAGCAGCAGAAGGAGAGACCGGACAGATGAGGATTCCCTCCCCTTCCATTCTGGTCCTAACACACCACCCAAGCCCACAGAATTCATGGGGACAGGTTCTTTGACCCCCAGAGGTCAATTGGGATCGCGACCCCACACACCAGTCGGGCGAGTTGACATTCGACCCCAGGAGGATCCTCCCATGACGCCACAGACCCTGTGTTACACCCCTGCGTCTCCCAAGATGGAGTTTAAATCCGCCCCCCACACTCCAGGGACTGACAGATGGCACACAATCAACAGG CCCACGCCTGTATATTCctccctccaccacactccaAGCGGACGAAGAGCTTTCGGAAAG TCTTCCAAGTCCGAGCTGTTCAAAGAGAAAGAGACGCCGCCGCCCGTCAGGCCTCTTGAGAGTGAAACAGAC GCTGTGCTGACTAGACTGTGTGGGTGTGACAAgcttctccagtctctctctctagagctGGCCCATCTACAAGTTGACAAG gaCAGTGTCCAGTGCGCCTTAGAGATGACCAGGCTGCAACTGGACGAGTGGAGGAACCAAGGACTCCGAGGACAGGAAGGAGCACTCACCCAGAAGGCTTTGCTCCAGGAAGAACTGGTCACTATCCGAGCAAGGATGTGCGACGTCTCATTG GAAATGGATAGAGTGTGGAGCCAGTATGAGAGGATGGAGAGCGAGCTGTCTGTGTTCCGATCACACCTGCAGCACGTCTGTAATTTCGGGATGCCACAA GAGCAGTCCCAGGCCCAGAGAGAGCTGTGGATGATGGACGACATCCTCTCTGGACTCAGGGTCAACAGGGATAACTTCCGGGTCCTGCTGGGCTTCCAGAGGCACACAG TTCCCACAGGAGTATTCCAGAAGTCATCCTCCCACCCGGGGACTCCTGGATCTCCAACAGAGAGGATGCCGAGTGGACTGCCAACG GGGGTGGAATCAGAGCCTCCGGCCCGCCCCCCTTTACCCCAGGAGCTCCAAGACACCAATCAGGGAAGAGACCAGGGGCATGTGTGGGTGAATCCGAACTACGAG GGCATTTACGGTGGCCCAGGAGATCCATTGGACAGAAGAGGAAACAGCCAATCTGATCTCCATGGtgacaggacacagagagagacatcag AATCTCAGTCTAGTTCAAGATGGTCCACACCAGACACCACAAATAAA AAGGGAAGGATGAGTGAAGAGGAGCAGATTGAGAGGATGAGGAGACATCAGGAAAGGGTAGCCAGTCGGAGGAAACCGCCTATGTCCGGTCCCACCAGCCAAACCCAGTATCAAAGTTCAGAACCGAAAGAAGAG GCCCCCTTTCCTCTGAGGGTGACTAGAGTCCTCACAGCCGTCTTGCCGTCCTCTCTGGTTGCCCGACGCGTTTCTGTCGAGGACCCCCCTCCCGAGTTGGCCACTCCGCTGCCTGAGCAGATTCCTCCAGGAAGATTGACAGAGCAAAGCAAGCAAATACCCCAGAAAGCACCTAGAAGGCAGTTATTTGAGATGCCTGATAAAAATTCCAATTGGTcccagacagagatgagagagatgagccAGGAGCAGCCGCCGGCCAAACGGTTGGCTAGGGCTCTACAGGAGCTAGCTTCAGCGAGGCAAGAGCAGAACTCCTATGGGCTCAATGCAACTAGGGCCCAGCAGAGCCACAATGTCACCACCAGATCCTCCAGAGAGGACCCCTGGAAAGAGGCGTCCAACACAGAGTCTGCTGTGGAGGCCCTGAGGCCCCAGCAGGGTCAAGACTGGGCCGTTGTGGGCAATGGGGGTGTGGCCTCTAATGGAGGCGGGGCATCTGATCCCAGGGTAAGAAAGGAGGATAAGGGTCATGACACTACAAGAGAAGTGTTGGGAGGATgtcagagggaggaagagaag GTTGAGGGACACGCCACTCTCCTAACATCTGCCCCGGACCCTGACCTCACCCCTGAGCAGAGAGAGGCCAAACTGAGACGTGTGGAGAGGATCAGGGAGAGAGTCATCCGGAG TCAGAGAGAGTGCCGTGGTGCCCGGACACCCACTGACCAGGATGGAGAGACAGGAGCTCCACAACACCCCTTCTACACAGAAGACCTATGA